In Meiothermus ruber DSM 1279, the following proteins share a genomic window:
- a CDS encoding ABC transporter ATP-binding protein, which produces MIEAINLQKSYQKTQAVRGISFRVQPGEVYGLLGPNGAGKTTTLRMLATLLKPTGGSAKVAGFDVLRQPLEVRRNLGIVNGGMKVYDKLTGYEVLDFFGSFYDLWGPKLKERIAWAAELLHIEPSVLSKQVRQMSTGMQQKIVIARAILHQPQVLLLDEATAGLDVFARRALLDFVKQYAGLGKTLVYSTHVMSEAEEVCDRVGFIDHGLLVFEGSLQEALELGSGNLERAFIRRLEEAA; this is translated from the coding sequence ATGATCGAAGCTATCAACCTACAAAAAAGCTACCAGAAGACGCAAGCGGTCAGGGGCATCTCCTTCAGGGTGCAGCCGGGTGAGGTGTATGGCCTTTTGGGCCCCAATGGGGCCGGCAAAACCACCACCCTGCGGATGCTGGCCACCCTGCTCAAGCCCACCGGGGGCAGCGCTAAAGTGGCAGGTTTTGATGTGCTAAGGCAACCCCTCGAGGTGCGCCGCAACCTGGGCATCGTCAACGGTGGGATGAAGGTCTACGACAAGCTCACCGGCTACGAGGTGCTGGACTTCTTCGGGAGCTTCTACGACCTGTGGGGGCCCAAACTCAAGGAACGCATCGCCTGGGCCGCCGAACTTTTGCACATCGAGCCGTCTGTGCTCTCCAAGCAGGTCAGGCAGATGTCCACCGGTATGCAGCAGAAAATCGTCATCGCGCGGGCCATCCTGCACCAGCCCCAGGTCTTGCTGCTGGACGAGGCCACCGCCGGTCTGGATGTGTTCGCCCGCCGGGCTTTGCTGGATTTCGTCAAGCAGTACGCCGGGCTGGGCAAGACCCTTGTCTACTCCACCCACGTGATGAGCGAGGCCGAGGAGGTCTGCGACCGGGTGGGCTTTATTGACCATGGCTTGCTGGTTTTTGAGGGCAGCTTGCAGGAGGCCCTCGAGCTTGGCTCGGGCAACCTCGAGCGGGCCTTTATCCGTCGCCTGGAAGAGGCCGCCTAA
- a CDS encoding ABC transporter permease, giving the protein MNEILIIARKELLSVVRERRVLFTTLVLPILIMPLLMFGPILLFGNAARQTQESVQKVGVVGVPTVVLEELRKARVEPIEVANPQEAVQNREVQAALVFENGRYIIYGRLSSGATQSALVVEKVQAALRAYKDQVVAEQLRARGIGTDILEPFSVETQDASREQERAAGLFAFLIPFFLVSFIQAGGMPVAVDATAGEKEKGTLEALLAAPVPLIQVLLGKGLAVFVMSLLSTFAAVAGLLLGGGVFRNLFAAQLQAVQNGENQAQLGGALALDPLGYLAILVTAVLFALLIIAIMISLGLYARSFKEAQSYLSPLSLVMLIPLLFLQFSDFLKLQDWYFALPLVNVMLALDAIVKGAATATQLLITWASTLAYGALALHLAYRNFQREDVVFRN; this is encoded by the coding sequence ATGAACGAAATCCTGATCATCGCCCGAAAAGAGCTGCTTAGCGTGGTGCGCGAGCGCCGGGTGCTCTTTACCACCCTGGTGCTGCCCATCCTGATCATGCCGCTATTGATGTTCGGGCCCATCCTGCTCTTCGGCAACGCCGCCCGCCAGACCCAGGAGTCGGTGCAGAAGGTGGGGGTGGTGGGGGTTCCGACGGTGGTACTGGAGGAACTCCGCAAAGCCAGGGTCGAGCCCATCGAGGTAGCCAACCCCCAGGAGGCCGTGCAGAACCGCGAGGTGCAGGCGGCCCTGGTCTTCGAGAATGGGCGCTACATTATCTATGGCCGGCTCTCGAGCGGGGCCACCCAGAGTGCGCTGGTGGTGGAGAAGGTGCAGGCTGCGCTGCGCGCTTACAAAGACCAGGTGGTGGCCGAGCAACTGCGAGCCCGGGGGATTGGAACCGATATTCTGGAGCCCTTCAGCGTCGAGACCCAGGACGCCTCGCGCGAGCAGGAGCGGGCCGCCGGCCTCTTTGCCTTCCTGATCCCTTTCTTTTTGGTTTCGTTCATTCAGGCGGGCGGTATGCCGGTTGCGGTAGACGCCACGGCAGGGGAGAAAGAAAAGGGGACGCTCGAGGCCCTTCTGGCCGCCCCCGTCCCGCTCATCCAGGTTCTGCTGGGCAAAGGGCTGGCGGTGTTTGTGATGTCGCTGCTCTCGACCTTTGCGGCCGTGGCCGGGCTCTTGCTGGGCGGCGGGGTGTTCCGCAACCTTTTTGCCGCCCAGCTTCAAGCCGTGCAGAACGGAGAGAATCAGGCCCAGTTAGGGGGTGCCCTGGCCCTCGACCCGCTGGGCTACCTGGCCATCTTGGTAACGGCAGTATTGTTTGCCCTGCTCATCATTGCCATCATGATTTCCCTGGGCCTTTACGCCCGCAGTTTCAAGGAGGCCCAGAGTTATTTGAGCCCCTTATCGCTGGTGATGCTTATCCCTTTGCTCTTCCTGCAGTTCTCCGATTTTCTAAAGCTGCAAGACTGGTATTTCGCCCTGCCCCTTGTAAACGTAATGCTGGCGCTGGACGCGATTGTCAAAGGTGCGGCCACTGCCACCCAACTACTTATTACCTGGGCCTCTACCCTGGCCTATGGCGCGCTGGCCCTGCACCTGGCCTATCGCAATTTCCAGCGGGAAGACGTGGTTTTCAGAAACTAG
- the mqnC gene encoding cyclic dehypoxanthinyl futalosine synthase yields MDVLSRAAAGERLSASEILELYQLPLPEVAAVAHELRLRRSNPQVVTYLIDRNINYTNICNVACNFCAFYRTRRQSDAYVLSFEEIGHKIEELMQIGGRRILMQGGVNPDLPFEWYLELLRYLKRHYPEVRIDAFSPEEILGLEKITGRDCRELLVALKEAGLDGLPGAGGEILVDEVRAKAAPARIKSGDWFRILDTAQSLGLYTIATMVIGFGETYEQRVAHLLQIREQQDKALRAYGQGFAAFAMWTLQTEHTRLKGKAPGATAHEYLQQLAIARIALDNLPNLQASWPSMGFKVAQAALYYGANDFGSTMLEENVVSVAAGHNRTHATVRQIVRHIADAGFIPAERDPYYNIKQYPDVQAILNEKPPVALPLA; encoded by the coding sequence ATGGACGTTTTGAGCCGTGCAGCGGCGGGCGAACGACTTTCGGCCAGTGAAATACTCGAGCTCTACCAGCTTCCCCTCCCGGAAGTAGCGGCCGTAGCCCACGAACTGCGGCTCCGCCGTAGCAACCCCCAGGTGGTCACCTACCTGATCGACCGCAACATCAACTACACCAACATCTGCAACGTGGCCTGCAACTTCTGCGCCTTCTACCGCACCCGGCGCCAGAGCGACGCCTACGTGCTCTCCTTTGAGGAGATCGGGCACAAGATTGAAGAACTCATGCAGATCGGCGGGCGGCGCATCCTGATGCAAGGCGGGGTCAACCCCGACCTGCCCTTCGAGTGGTACCTCGAGCTTTTGCGCTACCTGAAGAGGCACTACCCCGAGGTGCGCATTGATGCCTTCAGCCCCGAGGAAATTCTGGGCCTGGAAAAGATCACCGGGCGCGACTGCCGCGAGCTGCTGGTAGCGCTCAAGGAAGCCGGCCTCGATGGTCTACCGGGCGCAGGCGGCGAGATTCTGGTGGACGAAGTGCGGGCCAAAGCGGCCCCGGCCCGCATCAAAAGCGGCGACTGGTTCCGCATCCTGGATACCGCCCAGAGCCTGGGGCTATACACCATCGCCACCATGGTGATTGGCTTTGGCGAGACCTACGAGCAGCGCGTGGCCCACCTGCTCCAGATTCGCGAACAGCAAGATAAAGCCCTGCGCGCCTATGGACAGGGCTTTGCGGCTTTCGCCATGTGGACGCTGCAAACCGAGCACACCCGCCTGAAGGGCAAGGCCCCGGGGGCCACCGCGCACGAGTACCTGCAGCAGCTTGCCATCGCCCGCATTGCCCTGGACAACCTCCCCAACCTGCAGGCCAGCTGGCCCAGCATGGGCTTCAAGGTGGCCCAGGCCGCCCTCTACTACGGCGCCAACGACTTTGGCTCCACCATGCTGGAAGAAAACGTGGTCAGCGTGGCTGCTGGGCACAACCGCACCCACGCCACCGTGCGACAGATTGTGCGCCATATTGCCGACGCGGGCTTTATCCCCGCCGAGCGCGACCCCTACTACAACATCAAGCAGTACCCCGACGTGCAGGCCATTTTGAACGAGAAGCCCCCGGTGGCCCTGCCGCTGGCCTAG